A segment of the Acidobacteriota bacterium genome:
CCGGTGGCCTCCGCCCGGCTGGACACCCGTGAAGCCCGGGAGGAAGCCGGCCTTTACGCCTACTGCATCCATTCCTGGCGGTTCGAGGGGATCCGCACCGAGAAGCGCCTGGTGTTCCTCGCCCGCCACCTGGAAAGCGGAACATTCCTCTCCCCGGACGCGTCCGAACGGCTGGTTTTCCGGGCCGTCACCCACGGGCGCTCCATCCTGAACCCCGACGCCGTGACGATCGATCTCGACGGCTTGGCGGACCTGGCGTCAAGCTGCGAGGAACGCCTGGTTCAGGACTACCTGGACGCCCGGCTGAGCTTCCAGGCCGAGAACGAGAACCGGTGCCGGGTCCAGGAGCAGAGTGCCCGGGCGTACTACGAGCGCAAGCAAAACTACCTCCTGGGGCTTCTCGACCGATTCCGGGCGGAGGGCTCCGACCGGATGGTGCGCCTGACGGAGGGGCGCCTCCGGCCCGTCGTCCATGATCTTGACGTCAAGCTTAAACAGATCGCCGATCATCGGGTTACGAAATCCGACGACGGATTCCTGGGGATCGGGGTGATCGAAGTCTCCGGTTGACCGCTGTGGAGGAGGTACGCCATGATGGTGCAGAACACTGGCGGGAAGGGCCCTGGCGGGGCCGGTGCCGTCCGGACCGCCCGGGATGCGGGCCTGACCCGTCCCCTCGATCTTCACGTCGGGCTGGATTTCGGGACGTGCTTTACCAAGCTCTGCTGCCGCCACCTCGGGCGGGACGAGTCCTTCGTGGTCCGGTTGGGCGTCCTGGGGACGGGCCTGGAGGACGCCCTGATCCCGTCCGTGGTCGGCATCGCCCCGGACGGTCGGCTGGTCGGGGGCCTGACGGAAACCGAGTGGCGGAAGAACCCCGAGCCTTCGCTGCAGCGGGTCCGCTTCCTGAAAATGCTCCTGGCCGGCGGACGTGTCCCCCATCGGGCCATGAGCTGGGCCGGCGTCAGCGGCCTGAAAACGGCCGACGAGGACCGGATCCGCGCCCTCAGCACCTACTTCATCTACCGGGTTCTGGACCGCTTCCGGGGTTGGGCCCGCCACCATTTTCTCGGAGCGGGCAGCACCCGGCCGCTTCGTCTGTCCTTCAGCCTGGGCGTGCCGGTGGAACAGTTCGACTCCCCGGCGCGGAGGACCTTCCAGGGGGTCCTGAACACCGCCTGCCGGTGGCTGGACGGCGGACCGATCGACGGCCCCTGGACGCTCGAGCGCGCGCTCAAGCTCATGGCTTCCGGCGAGGGGCGGGAATCCCGGGAGACCGTCGCGGACACGGTGCCGGAGATCGCCGCGGCGGTCCACGCCTTCCTCGCGTCCCGGCAGTCCCAGCGGGGGGTCTACTTCTACCTGGACATCGGCGGGGGAACCCTGGACGCCGTGGCCTTCAAACGGTGGGACAAGGACGGCGAGCCCCAGGTGAATTTCTACTGCGGCAAGGTGGAGCCGCTGGGCCTGGATGCCCTGTCCGAGGCCGCCGCGCGGCGGCTGGACCGGGAGCCGGGAAGCCTCCTGCACTACCTGTCGCGCTCGGAGCCCGGACCCGGGAAGCGTGCGGTTAACCCCCCGGCACCGCGTTTCAGCTGGATGAAAGGGAAGGAGCCCGCCATGCGGTCCACGGGCCCGGCGAGTCCTGGCCCGGTCGCTGACGAGGGCATTTTTACGCTGCTCGAGCCGGAGCGACGGCTGATTCACCGCCAGGTGGGGACCGTGCTGGCGACCTCCCTCAAGAAGGACCCCGTCGCCTTCCGGGCCGGCCGGGGCGACAACCCCTTCCAGAAAGACCCGGGGGAGAAGATCTGGGTTTTTTCCGGCGGCGGCGGGGCGGCGTCTACGTTCTATGCGGAGGCCGTGGACGAAGCCTGGCGGCTTCGGCTGAAGCAGTGCGGGCTGCCGGGGCTCAGCCGCCAGGTCATCGAGGTCCCGGGAGACCTGGAGTTTCTCGGGCTGCCGGCCAGCAGTTACCGTCGCTTCGACATCGCCTACGGCTTGTCCATCCCGGAGGAGGACCGTTTCCGGGCCTGGATGCCGAGCCTCTTCGAGCCGCAGGAGGAAGATTCCGGCGCGGCCCGGGGGCTGGACCACGTCGACACCCACGACTGGCAGTAGGGATTGGCCAGCGTTGATGCGTTCGTAAAAAGTACCATCACCCTCCGGGTGATGGCTCAAACAAAGGCTTTACAGACACTTTTCCGTCCGTTTTCCGACTTTTTGCGAGGACATCAGCGTTGAGAAATAACTGCTTTTGCTGCAAAAATTTCGCCCCTGGCGGGGCGAGGCGTTCCCCGCCAGGGTCGACCGGGCCTGCGGTTTTCCGGCGCCGCCTCCGGGGCGCAAGGATTTTCAAATGGCCCGCAACCGGCGGGAGTACCCCCTGCCGGGGGAACACCCGCCGGCTAATCTCTTTTATCCCTTCGGGATAGGGATTGCCTGGGTGCGGGTTGTTCGCGTTGTGGTTACACAGAATGAAGCCCTGACGGGGTTCTCCCCGTGCGGTTTGTTCGTCATCGGCCCGGGTTACCCGGGGCGTTCGAAGCGGAGGACGAACCCCTTGCCCGCACCGGCCTTGCCCCGGGTCCCGAGCGAAGCGCCCCTTTTCCCGCCAGCGTCCCGCCCGGATCCCGACGTCGTCCCGCCCGCGCCCCGCCCGGATCGCGGCCGTTGGCTCTTCACCCCGTCAGGGGTGAAATGTTTGTAGAATAAGCGGTTATCAAGAGTTCCCCCCGCGCGCCGCCGGCCCGGGATGGCGCCCCGCGGCACGATCTCCCCCCGGCGGCGCGCGGGAGGGGGTGTTTTATAAACCGTTTTACTACAAATGTTTCACCCCTGACGGGGTGAGGGCGCGAGGGGGTGACGGGATTGCGGTGGGGTGACGGCGTACGGCTCGCCCGGCGTACGCGCGCCGAGCCGAGGCGCGCGCCCGGCCGAGGGGGCGTCGGGGGGGGTTACCGCCGGGCTCGGCTCGCCCGGCGTACGGCTCGCTGTTCGCGGCCGAATGGACGGCCACCCCGCCGCCCTCGCTCCCGGGGTTGCCCCCCCCGCGCTTTCGAATGCGCGGGCTACTCGCGGATGCAATTGCGCCCGTCGCGCTTGGCGCGGTAGAGGGCCGCGTCCGCGGCGGCGACGAGGTCCGCCGGGGCGGCCCGTTCGTCCGGCTTCACCCAGGCCGCGCCGATGCTGACGGTGACCCGGGGTGACACCGGGGAGGCCGGGTGGGGCAGCCCCAGCGCCTCGACGTGGCGGCGGACGAGTGCGGCGGAGATCAGCACGCTCTCGCGGTTTGCCCCCGGGACGATCACGGCGAACTCCTCCCCGCCGTACCGGGCGGTGATCTCGCCGGCCCGGGTGTGGGAGTCGGCGATCGCCCCCGCCACGAGCCGGAGACACTCGTCGCCGGCCTGGTGCCCCAGCGCGTCGTTGTACTGCTTGAAGTGGTCGATGTCCAGGATCAGCAGGCCCAGCGCCTCCCGCCCCCGCAGGGCGCGGCGCCACTCCTCGTCCAGCGCCTGGTCGAAGCGCCGGCGGTTCGCGATCCCGGTCAGCGGGTCCTGCTGGGAGAGCTGGTCGAGCCGGGCGTTCGCCGCCGCCAGTTCCGCGGTGCGCAACGCCACCACCTTCTCGAGCGCCGCCTTCTGGCGGGAGAGATGCCGGGTGCGGAACCGGTAGAGGAACGCCCCCGACAGGACCAGGAGCACCATGACGCCCGCCCGGAACCCGACGTGCTGCCACCAGGCGGGGAGGACCTCGATGGGGATCTCGAGGGGGGCGGTCTCGAGGCCGGCCGCGTCGCGCCCCTTCACCTGCAGGAGGTAGCGCCCGGGCGGAAGCGCCCCGAAGACCCGCTCGTTCGTCTCGACCCAGGGGCCCGGGTGGGGGTCGTAGCCCAGGAGCTGCCAACTGAAACGGTTCTCGTTTTCCCGCTGCCAGGACAGGAGGGCCACCTTGAACGACAGCTCCCGGGTCGAGGAGGGAATGCACACCGGCGCCCCCGCCACCTCCCCGCCGTCGGCCTGCACCCGCATCAGCCGCAGCGGTTTGGGGTGCTGCTCGGGGACCGCCCCGGTCGGGTCGTAGACCGACAGGCCGCCCATGGTGCCGCACCAGTACCGGCCGAGCGTGTCGACGAACTGGGCGTTGGTGTTGCACTCCTCGTGAAGGAGGCCGTCGCGGCGGACGAACACCCGTTCGTCCCACCCGCCGGACGCCTTCGGGGTCAGCAGCTGCACCCCCGCGTCGGTCGACACGAAAACCCGCCCCCGCGGGTCCCGGATCGCCTGGTAGGCGGTGGGGACCGGCGGGCGGGGCAATTCGTCCCCCGGCAGCACCCGCGGCCGGAGCGGGTCGGTGATGTCGACGCGGATGATCCCGCTGTTCAGGCTGCCGGCCCAGAGTATGGGTTTCCCCTCCCGGTCCGGGATGAGCGTGAGCCCCAGCAGGTGGATGTCGGGCAACCCGTCCCCCCGGCCCAGGAAGGTCCAGTCGGTCCCGTCGAACCGGGCCAGGCCCTGGCTGGTGGTGGCCCACAGCCACGACCGGTCGTCGGCGTCTTTCGACGCCACGATCCGCGTCACCTGCAGGCGTTCGGAAGCGGACGACGGAAAGGCGGCCCAGCGGCCTTCGCGAAACCGGTACATCCCGCTCTTGCGGGTCGCCACCCAGAGTTCCCGGGCCCCGTCGAAAAACCGGGAAAGGACGTCCATCACGTGCTGGCCGGCTTCCTTGGGCCAGGGCGTCGGAACGGTTTCGAAGACGGGCCCCTCCCGCACCCGCACCAGTTCCCCGGGGACGACGGCCGTGAAGAGCGTCGGCTGCCCCTTTTCGTCGGGCGCCCGGACCAGCAGGCGGGAGTTGGAACCCGGCAGGGTGCTGTTCGAGCTGTTGAAGGTCCTCCACTGCCCGTCCTGGTAAAGGCCGAGGCCGTCACCCGAGGACGCCACCCAGAGGCGCTCGCCGCCGTGCCCGTCCGGCTCCGCCAGGACCCCGAAGACGCCGTTGGACCGGGAACCGAGGAGCGACACGGTCCGCCAGGGGCTGCCGCCGAGGACGGTCCGCGCCAGCCCCCCCTCGGTGGCCAGCCAGAGGACCTCGATGCCCTCGGGGCTCCTCCAGAGGTGCACGTTGCGCACCGCATTCGAGGGAAGCCCGTGACTGCGGCCGAAGGCCTGAACCTGCTCCCCGTTGACGCGCACCAGGCCGCCGCGCGTCGCCGCCCAGAGGGTGGGCTCCCCGCCGGGAGCGGCGCCGGCCGCCAGGGAGTAGACGATCCGGGTCTCCATCCCGGCCTCGGTGTCCGCCAGGTTGCGGATGCCCTCGTCGGTGAGCCGGAACAGGCCGGCCCCGTAGGTCGCGATCCAGAGTTCCTCCACCCCGCGGCGACGGACCGTCAGGAGGTCCTGCACCTGGGCCACCTGCGCCGGGGTGAACCCCGGGGCGCTGAAGCGCTGCCAGGCGCCGCCGCTCTCGCGATACCAGAGCCCTTCGTTGTTGGTGGAGACCCACAGGCGTTCCCGACCCCCGATTTCCCAGGTTCGGGCCAGGCCGTTGAGGCACCCGGGCGGAAGCTGCCGGTTGCCGGGGTCGGCTCGCCACCGCCCCGCCACGCGCTGGAAAAGGCCGGCGTCCAGGGTCAGCGCCCAGGTTTCCGTTTCCCCGACGCGGACCGGGACTTCGACCACCCGGAAAATCCGTCCGGCCGGGAGCCCGCTTTCCGGCCCCTCGATGTGCCAGCCGGCGGCATCGAGCCGTCCCAGAGCGGAACTGGTGGACGGGGCCCAGAGGTTCCCCTCGTGGTCGAGCAGGAGGTTTTCCACCACCCCCTGGAGGCCGGGCACCCGGACGGGCTCCCAGCGGTGGCCGTCGTAGCGGTAGAGGCCCTGGGGCGAACCCAGCCAGACAAAGCCCACGGCATCGGTGGCCACGGAGACGACCGTGGTGTCCGGCGCGCCGTCCGAGGCGGTGAAGGTCCGGAACGCCGGCAGGCCCAGCCGGGACAGGTCGAGCGGGCGGAGCGCCGCGGCCCCGCCGTCCCACCCAGGGACAAAGGCGAAGAGGGCAACCGGGAGAAGGCGGCGGAGGATGGTCAATCGCGTCATGGGTCCTGGGCCTCACCCTGTGATCCGGACGATCGGCGGATATTCTAACAGATATCGGGGGTCCCGTGAAAACCCCGAAAGCAGGTTGAAAGAGGTTTGGCCGGAATCCCCGGCAACCCGCGGGGGGAGACTGAATTGTGACCCCATTCCCCCGCCGGTATGGTAAGATCGAGGGGTTCGCAAAAAGTCGGAAAACGGACGAAAAAGTGTCTGTAAAGCCTTTGTTTGAGCCATCACCCGGAGGGTGAGGGTACTTTTTGCGACCGTGTCAGGCTTGCCCGTCCCGGCCTCGACACTCTCGGCACCGCTCTGGAAGGCGTCGCCACGGCGGCCGACCCTCGAGGAGGACAAACATGCGGGAAGTGTGTTTTCTCGTCTCCGACGACGCCGACCGGGGGACCGGCCGGCTGAAGGCCGTCAGGACGGGGTGCGGCGGGGGGCGACGTTCATGAGGGAGACCGCCGGGCCCGCCACCCTGGTCGACGTCCTGCGGCATCACGCCCGGATGCAGCCCGAAAGGGCGGCGGTGGTCTTCCCCGGCGCCGACGGGGCCCCGGAAACGACCCTGACCTACGCCGAACTGGACCGCCGAGCACGCGCCGCCGCCGCCGCCCTGCAGGCCCGGGTCAGTCCCGGCGATCGCGCGCTGTTGCCGCTCGAGTCGGAAGAGGGCTTCCTGACGGCCTTCCTGGGTTGCCTTTACGCCGGGGTCGTCGCCGTGCCGACCGCGCTGGAGGCCTCCCGCGACGCGGCCGGCCCCCGGCTGCGCGCCATTCTCCAGGACGCCACGGTCAGCCTCGTGGCGGCCACGGAAACGGCACGGCGGCACCTGGCCCCCTGCCTGAAGGACCCGGCCGTCCCGCCGGTCACCTGGCTGTCTCTCGACACCGCGCCGCCGCCCGGAACCGAGGACGACTGGCAGCCGCCGACCCTGGGCGGCGGCGCCCCGGCCCTGTTGCAGTACACCTCCGGTTCGACCGGGACGCCCCGGGGGGTCCGGGTCGACCACGACAACCTGTCCTACGACCTGCGGGTCATACGGCAGATCCTGGATTACGACCCGGGTTCCACCCTCGTCAACTGGATGCCCCTCTTCCATGACGGCGGCCTGATCCTGATGACGCTCGCCGCGCTTTACAGCGGCGCGCGGCTGGTTCTCATCTCCCCGGCGGCCTTCATCCGCGACCCCCTGGGGTGGTTGCGCCTGGTCTCCCGCTACGGCGCCTGCAGCACGGTCGGCCCGAACTTCGCCTACGACCTGTGCGCCCGCCGGGCCGCGCCCGAACGGTGCCGGGAGCTGGACCTGCGGTCCCTGCGGTGCGCCATGAACGGCTCGGAGCCCGTCCACGCCGCCACGCTGGAGCGGTTCAGCCGCGCCTTCGCCCCCTGCGGTTTCCACGCCGACGCCTTCACCCCGAATTACGGCCTGGCGGAGGCCACCATCCTGGTCACGTCCAAAATCCTCTCCGACCCGCCGCTGATCCAAAGCTTCGACGCCCGGGGCCTGGACGACGGCCGGGTCGTGCCGGTCGCCGCGGGGGCCCCGGACAGCCGGCCGCTGGTGGGCTGCGGAGCGCCCTGCCCGGGGCTGACGATCGCCGTCGCCGACCCCGAATCCGGCCGGCGAGCCGCCCCCGACCGGGTCGGCGAAATCTGGGTGGCCGGCCCCGGCGTCGCCCGGGGCTACTGGAACCACCCGCGAACCACGGCCCGCGTGTTCGGCGCCGTCCTGGCCGACAGCGGGGAGGGCCCCTTCCTGCGGACCGGCGACCTGGGCTTCCTTCACGACGGCAACCTGTTCGTCGCCGGCCGGATCAGGGACCTGGTCATCATCCGCGGGCAGAACCACTACCCGCAGGACATCGAGGCCGCGGCCGGCGAGTGCTCCCCCTGCCTGCGCCCCGGGGGCGGCGCGGCGTTCCCGGTCACCGTGGACGAGGAGGAGCGGCTGGTCGTCCTGCACGAGGTGCGCGCCGAGTGCCGGGAGGGCCTCGACGGGCCGGGGGTGATCCGGGCGATCCGGCGGCGGCTGGGCGAACGTCTCGGGCTGGCGGCGCACGCCGTCGCCCTCGTGGCGCCGAAGAGCCTTCCGAAGACCACCAGCGGGAAACTCCAGCGTTTCGCCTGCCGCGAGGCGTTCGAGGCGAATCGCCTGGAAACCTGGGCCGCATGGCGGGAAACGGCGGCGCGGGAAGAAGAAGAGCCGGGACCGCGCGAAGCGGCTTCCCTGGCGGCGCTCCTGGCTGACCCTCCCCGGCTGGAAACCGCCCTGACCGCCCTGGCGGCCAACGTGCTGCGCGAACCCGCCCTTCAACCGGGGGACAACTTCTTCCACTCGGGCGGGGATTCCCTCCGGGCCGCCCGGTTCATCCTGGCGGTGGAGGATGGGCTCGGGGTCCGGGTCGCGGCGGCCTTCCTCGAAAATCCCACCGTCGCCCACCTGGTCCGCCGGGTCACCCGGCCGCCCGGGCCGGGCGAGGGGCCGTCGACCGGGCCGGTACCGGGGGAGGACGGCGGCCCGCCGCTGGGTCGCCCGCCGCATCCTGCCCGGAAGGCCAGGTGGTGGACCCGGGGGCCGGTCTGCGGCGGCCGGAACCTGCCGTACGGGCCGGGTTTCTTTCTCCAGCGGGTGTGGCTGGGCGTACCCGGGATGCGGCGGCTCCTCTTTCGCCCCGGTATCGCCGCCGTCCGGCGATGGAGCGAACTGGTCGGCGAAGAGAGCCCCTCCCGGGCCGTCCGTCAAAGCCTGCTCACCAACACCTGGATCCACTGGCGGAACCGGGTCCTGGCCGCGCCGCCGGCGGCATCGCCCTGGCTGCGGCTGCAGGGTGACCTGGCCGGTCTGTGGCCAGGAGGCGGGAGCGTGGGCACGATCCTGCTCCTGCTTCACAGCCCGCTCAGCGGGCTCTTCCGGCGCTGCCTCGCGGCGGAGGGCCGCCGCTTCGTGCTCATCCGCGGCGAGGACGAAGAGAAGTCGACCCAGGCACAGAACCGCTCGATGCAGGTCTACCTCGCCCACACGGCCTTGCGGGACGGGGGCGCCGTGGTGATCTACGGGGACGGCGGCAAGGGCCGGCAGGGCGTCACCGTCCCCTTTTTCGGCGCCCCCCGCACGTTCCGGCCGGGGGCGGGCGAACTGGCGGCGGAGACCGGGGCTTCCGTCGTCCCGGTCTTCGGCGTCCTGGAGGGCAACGGCCGGGTGGTCTTCGAGATCTGCCCGCCCCTGGCAGCCGGGGGGGGATCCCCCCACGACCAGGCCCTGTCCCTGACGCGGGGCTATGCCGCGCTCGTGACCGAGCGCTGGCCAAGGGTGTACCCCTTCCAGAGCTGGAGCAACCTGGAGCGGCTGCTGTTCCTTCGGGCACGGGACGGCGGCCGCTGATCCCTGTTTCGTTCCGCCCCGTGTTTTCGGCCCTTGTTCCCACGCCCGCACGCGTTGACGGACCGCTCCGGGCATCGCCCCGAAATCCGGCACGCGACGGCAGAGGCGAATCACACGGTCCCAGCGTCTCCGGGCGTCCCGGCCGATGGTTCCGGGGACGGGCAAAGGGGAAGGCGGACGTGGAAGGTGCTGCCCTTGCCCACGGTGCTCTCCACCCAGATTTCCCCCCCGTAGTGGTCCACGATCTCCTTGCAGATGGTCAGCCCCAGGCCGGTCCCGGTGGAGGGCGTCCCCGTCAGGGTGTCGCCCACCTGGCGGAACTTCTCGAAGATCGTCTCCAGGGACTCCGGGGGGATCCCCGCCCCCGTGTCGCTCACCGCGATGACGAGGGCGTCCTCCCCGTCCCGGCGGGCCCGCAGTTCGACCACCCCTTTCCGGGTGAACTTGGCGCTGTTGGAGAAGAGATTGGTGATCACCTGGATGAACCGGTCCCGGTCGATGCGGAGGAAGCCCGAAACGCCGGCGGTCTCGGCCTTGAAGAAGAGGTCCGGGCGGTTGTAGAAGAACCCGTCGCCGATGGACTTCACGCCCAGGAGGAGGTCCGCGGCGGGGTAGACCTGGTCCTGCCACTCCATCTTCCCCGAGTCGATCTTGGCCAGGTCCAGGACGTTGTTGATCATGCGGGAGAGCCGTTCCACCTCCAGGATGATGATGCGGAGGTCCTCGATGATGCGCAGGTGGGACTTCTCGATCCCCGGGTCCGAGCCGCTGAGCCGGAGCGCCTTCGCCACTTTCCGGTAGTCCCGGTCGATGATCTTGGCGAAGCCGAGGATGGAGGTGAGCGGGGTGCGCAGCTCGTGGGACACCGACGACAGGAAGTCGGTCTTCATCCGGTCCACCCGGCTGAGCTGGTCGTAGGCGAGCTGAAGCTCGGCCTGCTGGCGGGTCAGTTCCGCGTTCTTCGCCGCCAGGTCCAGGGTCCGCTCCTCCACCTTCATCTCCAGGGAGCGGTTGACGACCCGGAGTTCGGCGTTGAAGCGCTCCTGGATCTCCTCGTTGTGGCGCAGGGCCTCGATCAGCCGGGCCCGCGCGGTCTCCTTCTCCGCCTGCAGCGCGTTGATCTTGTCGGGGATGGCGAAGAAGAGGAAGAAGACCTTCAGCACCGCGCCGACGTAGAGCCCCCCCTCGGTGAAGGAGGTGGAAGGGAGGATGCCGAACTTGGAGAGGCCGTAGATGGTGGCGAAGATGAAGAAGGTGCAGAAGGCGACCAGGTAGTACCGGGCGTAGCGGTGCCCGCGGATGCGGCAGACGATCCCGATGGCGAAGGCCAGGGTCGGCGAGACGAGGGTGCCGATCCCCGCGAGCCGAACCCCCGCGGGGTAGCCCCAGACGATCCCGGCCAGCGGGATGAGGACGGCGTAGAGCATCATCACGCGGAAGAGGGCGTTGAGCGTGGTCATCCCGCGGTGGATCCCGAGGAACTCCCGGGTGAAGAAAAACATGGAAAAGACGGTGAGGCCGGCCATGACCGGCAGGGCGTAGAGGTTCCACCCGGGGAGCTTCGGCCAGAAATACTGGAAGGCCTGGCCGTTGAGGACCATCTGCAGGATGGTGTAGCAGAGGATGTAGAGGGTGAGGAACAGGTAGTTGCGCTCCCGCATGGAGAAGAACACGAAGAGGCTGTAGAGGGCGAAGGCCGCCATGACCCCGTAGCAGAGCCCCAGCACCACCGACTCCCCGATGACGCCCCGGATGAAGTCGGACGGGTACCACAGGAACAGGGGGAACCAGCTGGAGGAGTCGGTCCGGAAGCGGAGGAAGACGTGCCGGGTCTGGCCCGGCGGGATGAAGATGCTGGTCACGAAGTTGCGGTTGGCGATGTCCCGGTCGGCGAAGGGGTGGCGGTCGCCCATGACCCGGACGTCCCACCCCGGGCCCGCCCGGGACACGTAGACCTCGACGTGGTCCAGCAGGGGGTAGGCGATCTCCAGGAGGCGGAGCTTGTCCTTCTCCGTGGGGTTGTGCATGGCGAAGCGGACCCAGAACACGGACTGCGAGAAACCGAAGGCGGGGAAGCGGGGGCCGCAGGGGCGGAACGCCTTGCGGGTCGGGTCGCTGGAGACGTCCCCGATGGCCAGCCGGCCCTCCGGGTCCTCCAGGACCTCCATCCAGGGGCCGAGGGCCAGTTCCCGCACCGCGTCCGTCAGGACGAGCACCGGGGCCTGCCCCCGGGCGAAGGGCCCCAGCAACAGCACCACCCCGGCCAGCAGGAGGCCCCGCCACGGCGCACGGCGCCGGCCCGCGGGAGGGGGCCCCGTCCCGACCGGGTCACGGGCGAAGCTGCCGCGGGAGGGGCAGGCCATCAACCGGCCCCCTCCCCCGCGCCCGACACCAGGGCGTCCACCTGCCGGCGGGCGTGGGCCAGGCCGGCCTCGATGAAGGCCCGGTCGAAGGGCATGGAGGGGTTCTCGAGCTCCAGGGCCCGTCCCGGGAGGACCTGTTCCTCCAGCCGGAAACCCTCCCGCCGCTTGAAGGCGTGCTTGCACCCCAGGATGGCGCGGCCCCGCGCGAGGATCTCCTCGTCCGTCAGGGAATAGCCCGCCACGGCCAGGGCTTCCCGGACCACGTCCGCCGGGTAGACGCCCCGGGCGAACAGGCAGATGCAGAGGCTGGTAAGGACCTGCCGCCAGGCTTCCTCCTTCAGGAGGCTGTCGACGATCTGCTCCGCGGTCATGGGCTGGCCCTTCCGCAGAATGGCGTCGTCGAGGCTGTAGCCGGCGTTGCAGAGGTGGCTGTGCCGCCCCCCGATCATCAGGCCGAGCCAGGACCCGGGGCCGGTGGGGTACCCGGGCATCTCGAGCCCGCCGAACGCCATGGCGAAGTCCTTCCCGCCGTAGACGGACGCGGCGTGGGCGACGCCCCGGGCCAGCGCCCGGTAGAAGTCGTTGGGCTGCCCCACGATGAGGTCCACCGCCTCGACAAAGGTCTTCCAGTCCCCCCAGGCCAGCGGCAACAGGGTCTGTGCCGGGGTGACGAGCCCCTTCTCCAGCGCCTCGGTGGCCCAGGCCAGGCAGACGCCGGTGGAGATGGAGTCGATCCCGGCCTTCTCCACGGCGTCGAAGAGGAGGAGCATCCCCTGGGGGTCGCCGATCCCCAGGTCCGAGCCCAGGGCGTAGATCAGCTCCCAGTCGTACCCCACCATGGTGGTCTTGTAGAAGTAGGCCTCGTTGGCGTAAGGTTCCCGGACCGCGGCGATGTGGATGCACCCCACGGGACAGTGGGCGCAGGCCAGCCGCCGGCCCAGGTAGTTCTCCGCCAGCGCCTCCCCCGAGATCCGCCCGGCGTGTTCGAAGGTCCCGGAGAGCAGGTTCCGGGTGGGCATGGCGCCGATGGCCTGCATGGTCATCACGTTCCCCGCCGTGCCCAGGTTGTGGTACTTCTTCATGACCGGGGACTCCACGGCGGCGTCGTAGATCCGGTCGTAGACCCGGCGGTACGCCGGGCGGTCGGCGACGGGGATGGAGCACTCCCCCGCGATCACCACGGCCTTGATCTTCTTGCTGCCCAGGACGGCCCCCAGGCCCATCCGCCCGAAGTGCCGGTAGGTTTCGGAGGTCACCGACCCGAAGGCCACCCGGTTCTCCCCGCCCCGCCCGATGCGCATGATGGAACGCGAGCCCGCGCCCGGCTCCTTCTCCCGGATGATGCTGCCGGCGGTGAAGAGGCTCCGCATGCCCCAGAGGGTGGTGGCGTCCCGGAAACCGACCTTGCCGCCGTGGATGGCCAGGTAGATCGGCAGGGGGGACGCGCCCTTG
Coding sequences within it:
- a CDS encoding aldehyde:ferredoxin oxidoreductase gives rise to the protein MSAAHPTRVLYIDVGRKSHKVVDRPDLFASWFGGAGAAIRLLREECPEGVDPYAPEAPVIFSVGPLTGLFPLASKSVAMFKSPLTGNLGESHAGGRSALAIRMAGYGAIVIKGASPLPIYLAIHGGKVGFRDATTLWGMRSLFTAGSIIREKEPGAGSRSIMRIGRGGENRVAFGSVTSETYRHFGRMGLGAVLGSKKIKAVVIAGECSIPVADRPAYRRVYDRIYDAAVESPVMKKYHNLGTAGNVMTMQAIGAMPTRNLLSGTFEHAGRISGEALAENYLGRRLACAHCPVGCIHIAAVREPYANEAYFYKTTMVGYDWELIYALGSDLGIGDPQGMLLLFDAVEKAGIDSISTGVCLAWATEALEKGLVTPAQTLLPLAWGDWKTFVEAVDLIVGQPNDFYRALARGVAHAASVYGGKDFAMAFGGLEMPGYPTGPGSWLGLMIGGRHSHLCNAGYSLDDAILRKGQPMTAEQIVDSLLKEEAWRQVLTSLCICLFARGVYPADVVREALAVAGYSLTDEEILARGRAILGCKHAFKRREGFRLEEQVLPGRALELENPSMPFDRAFIEAGLAHARRQVDALVSGAGEGAG